The Elusimicrobiota bacterium genome contains the following window.
AGCCCCTCAAGATCATCGCCCTGCAGGCCGAGAACATCAAGAAGCTCGTGGCCGTGGAGATCCGACCGGACGGCAACCTGGTCCAGATCACCGGCAAGAACGGAAACGGCAAGACGTCCGTGCTCGACTCCATCTGGTGGTGCCTGGCCGGCAAAGACGTCATCCAGGGCAAGCCCATCCGCGAGGGCCAGTCCGAGGCCCGCATCCGGCTGGACCTGCAGGAGATCGTGGTGACGCGGACCTTCAAGAAGGACAAGGCCGGCGACGTCACCACGTCCATCAAGGTGGAGAGCGCCGACGGCTCGCGCTTCCCCAGCCCGCAGACCATGCTGGACCAACTGCTCGGCCAGCTGACCTTCGACCCCCTGGCGTTCTCAAGGATGGACCCGAAGGGCCAGTACGACACGCTCAAGCGCCTCGTCCCGGGCGTGGACTTCGACAAACTGGCCGACGAAAGCCAGGCCGACTACGAGAGGCGCACCGAGGTCAACCGGAAGGCGAAGGACGCCCGGGCCGCAGCCGCGCTCATCGACGTGCTGCCCCAGGGCCCTACGCGGCCGGTCAACGACACGGAGCTCATCGAGCAAATGGAGAGCGCCGCGAAGTACAACTCGGACATCGAGACCAGACGCGGCAACCGGGAGCGGGCCGCCAAGCAGATAGAGCAGCTGCGCCGCAACGCCGAGGCCAAGCTGGCAGACGCGGATCAGCGCGCCGCGGAGATCGTCAACGACGCCAAAGAGGCCCTGCGCCGCGCGCAGGAAGCCATGACGGCCGCCGAGAAGCGAACGGCGGATATCCGTTCCGCAGCCCTGGGCGAGTGCGACAACCTGAAGACGGAGGCCAACACGACCGAGCGGAAGCTGCAGGACGCCCCGGCCCTGCCCGAGCCCCGGGACG
Protein-coding sequences here:
- a CDS encoding AAA family ATPase, with the translated sequence MGDKPLKIIALQAENIKKLVAVEIRPDGNLVQITGKNGNGKTSVLDSIWWCLAGKDVIQGKPIREGQSEARIRLDLQEIVVTRTFKKDKAGDVTTSIKVESADGSRFPSPQTMLDQLLGQLTFDPLAFSRMDPKGQYDTLKRLVPGVDFDKLADESQADYERRTEVNRKAKDARAAAALIDVLPQGPTRPVNDTELIEQMESAAKYNSDIETRRGNRERAAKQIEQLRRNAEAKLADADQRAAEIVNDAKEALRRAQEAMTAAEKRTADIRSAALGECDNLKTEANTTERKLQDAPALPEPRDVADLRKKIEQARTANEEIGQRQRKLAFLQVAEEAEKQSEQITAGMKSREDKKAQAIAAAKLPVPVLGLGDGLVTMGGLPFDQASDAEQLRVSIAIAMALNPKLRVIRVRDGSLLDEDSLKLLGEMAKDKDYQVWVERVDGSGKVGFVLEDGLVKGAPLPAKASAAPAAKPAAAAPKSKPAPAASKASVSDEF